The Epinephelus lanceolatus isolate andai-2023 chromosome 8, ASM4190304v1, whole genome shotgun sequence genome includes a window with the following:
- the tmem81 gene encoding transmembrane protein 81, with the protein MQHVTVRLLLLLLLLLLLHPLTSADLEEVDNVPVEVIVDSSPCSATCGLGVKTQTLCLLKDGETAMEEAVKNQDGTEVSEECRVRKVKCLESWQCGLRTMTVTSGQKVEIDCLGEVMEAMGRFTWRVSWRYARGIISSDDSLFARFGAPLLDRVILDPIREEDAGTYCCVVQDANFRRVKKVYWGIRVLPIGVLNLDYESSLAQWDSTGNQQNQTVSDELDHMVALLDMLLYYSSLAGVGAGVILLIIYCAAKRREFRQLTR; encoded by the exons ATGCAACATGTGACCGTcagactcctcctcctcctcctcctcctcctcctcctccatcctctgaCCTCAGCTGACCTGGAGGAGGTGGATAATGTGCCAGTGGAGGTCATCGTCGACAGCTCCCCCTGCAGCGCCACCTGTGGGCTGGGGGTTAAAACTCAGACCCTGTGTTTGCTGAAAGATGGCGAGACAGCGATGGAAGAAGCTGTGAAAAATCAAGATGGAACAGAG GTGTCAGAGGAGTGTCGGGTCCGTAAGGTGAAGTGTCTGGAGTCGTGGCAGTGTGGACTCAGGACCATGACGGTGACTTCAGGACAGAAAGTAGAGATCGACTGTCTCGGGGAAGTCATGGAGGCGATGGGGAGGTTCACCTGGAG GGTGTCATGGCGTTACGCCCGAGGAATAATCAGCTCTGACGACTCGCTGTTTGCCCGCTTTGGTGCTCCCCTGCTGGACCGAGTGATTCTGGACCCCATCAGGGAGGAGGACGCAG GTACTTATTGCTGTGTCGTGCAGGATGCTAACTTCCGCAGGGTGAAAAAGGTTTACTGGGGGATCCGGGTTTTACCCATCGGGGTTCTAAATCTGGACTACGAAAGCTCCCTGGCCCAGTGGGACTCCACTGGAAACCAGCAGAACCAGACTGTGTCGGACGAGCTTGACCACATGGTGGCTCTTCTTGACATG CTGCTGTACTATTCCAGCCTGGCAGGCGTCGGAGCTGGAGTGATACTGCTGATCATCTACTGTGCAGCCAAGAGGAGAGAGTTCAGGCAGTTGACCAGATAA
- the LOC144464117 gene encoding uncharacterized protein LOC144464117, which produces MATCAKFPIPRLPAPAYSAKRIKKMKTMEEKRELKKRLNKKRDQTRVYIGKAFSRWRQLRERYGLKSDEEVAMFLLDSYDQHCLTSTTRKRGSTHKLPAQPASGIYCSFSVIGPTS; this is translated from the exons ATGGCAACTTGTGCCAAATTTCCGATACCTCGGTTGCCCGCACCGGCGTACAGTGCAAAACGAATCAAGAAGATGAAGACgatggaggagaagagagagttAAAGAAAAGGCTGAACAAGAAGAGAGACCAGACGAGGGTCTACATCGGGAAGGCTTTTTCTAGATGGCGGCAGCTGCGGGAGCGTTATGGGCTGAAGAGCGACGAGGAGGTGGCCATGTTCCTCCTGGACAG CTATGATCAACACTGTCTAACATCAACCACACGTAAAAGAGGATCGACACATAAACTTCCAGCCCAACCTGCTTCAGGCATTTATTGCAGTTTCTCTGTGATCG GTCCTACAAGCTAG